Genomic DNA from Dyella humicola:
GTCTGCTTGCCCGTGTCGGCCGCCGGAGAAACCTGCGCGCCGAGGTGGTTCATCGGATGCCTCACGCTGACGTTCTGCAGGCCGGTCACCGAACCGACAATGCCGCTCAACGCCTGCGGCACCATCGCGTCGCTGTCATTGGCGAAGCGCAGCTTGCCGTTCTCGGTGTACGACTTCATCGACGCATTGAACGCCGTGCTTACGGTAGCGGCATTGCCGTCCGCGAATACCAGCGTGTTGTTCGGCGACACCTCGATGTTGGTGAAGCCCGACTGTTGCAGGTGCCTCACGACAGACTGCACTTCTGCGTCGGTCGGCGAGTAGGCCGCCTTGAACTGGCCCGGGGTGAGGAAATGATGGTAGTTGGCGCTGCCCGGCGTGTTCACGCTCTTGTTGAAGGCCTGCAGCTGGTCGACGTTATGCAGGTTGAGGCTCACGGCCACATGCAGCACCTTGGTGCTGTCCAGCGCCGAGACCTGCGCCTTCACGGCGGGTTTGCCGTGCGCGTTGATCCGGTAGGTGGTGGCCGGAGCGCCGGCACTCATGCCGGTGACCGAAGTCGACTGGTCTTTCAGCAAGGCGGCATGCGTCGTGGTAGGCGCCCACGCTGCGGCGGCGTGGCCACTCATCGGGCTCAGCGCCAAGGCCAGGGCCATGGGCAGCAGTGCCTTGTTACAGAATTTCAGCTCTTGAATACGGCTAAACATCTTCGACTCCCCGGAAAAGATATGGCAGGCCTCCGCGCCGCGTGACGGGCGGAAACCTCGTTTCTGACATGCGCCTGCAGGCGCGTACACAAAGCGCGAAGGGCGACATCTGGCGAAGCGACAGGACGCGCTGATGGCTGACGAGATCGTGGCTGACGCGACACCCCCCGGTGCGCCCCCTTACCCACGCCCTCGTGAGTGCCGGCCGAAAACCGCTCGCCGTTGTTGACTTCGTTTGTGAACCGCCGGTGTGCGGCGACCCTCCCCGATGCAACAATCTGCTCAAGGGCGATGGTTGTCATCCACACAACTTCGCGTTACCTAACCAACAATGGTGAGGTACGCGCACAGCGACTTGGATCGTCGTTTCTTCCCGAATCAGCGTTCGAAACAGGGTCTCTCACGCACGACAGCGGGACGAGGGATAGCCTGGATGGGGTGTCAGCCGACAGCCCTGGCTCGGGGCATGGGGTGTCGCCCGGCGTCACCACGGGAAGTTGTCTTGGGTGGGCTACGCAACTCGCTCGGCGCCACGCAGTCAGCCTCGCCGCTGCCTGCTATCTGGCCGATAGCGGCTGGTCGAGATCGCTGCCTGCAGCTATGGGGCTGGCCCATGGCCATCGCGACTTCACAAAACGGGAGGTGCGGGCCGTTCGACTTTCCGACAGGTTGTCCAGAGTTTCGCCCGACCCGTTCTGGAGCCATCGCAACAGATAGAGTGAGGCGAGTGCCGCTCGCCCGACCACTACGGTCGCTTGACGAACAGGTATCCCGCTCCACGTGACGTAAGCAGCGGGTTTTGCCCGCAGTCGCTATCACTGAGTTTGCGGCGCAGGCGATAGACGAGCATGTCGAGTCGATGATGATCGAATACGAGAGGATCTTCGCCCAACGCCTCGATGAGCGCCTCCCGCGTCACCGGTGATCCATCGGCATCAATCAACGCGTTCACGATGGAACGCTCTGATGACGTCAGTGCAAAAATCGTCCCGTTCGGAGCCAGGAGACACCAGCCGGTGGGGTCCAGACGCCAGTCGCTCGACGCAGGAGGAGCCGCCTCGTTCGCGGCGGAGAGGCGACGGGCGAGGCTGCGTAGGGTCAGTGCAAGCACGTCGACATCAATTGGCTTGGGCAAATACATGTCCGCGCCTTCCGAAAGCGCCTGAATCTGATCCTGGCGCGCGACACTGGCCGTGAGCATGATCAAGCCGATCTTCGCATTGAGTTGGCGAAGGTGCCGGACGATATTGAGTCCGCTATCGTCGGGCAGGCCGATGTCCAAAACGATGATGTCGAACTGGTGCGAAAGCATGCTCTTGTAGAGCGCGCCAGCGGAACCGACGCCCATGGCGTCGAAGCCGAAATCGCAGAGCGCCGGGACGAGTACCGCTTCGCGAAAGCGCTCTTCGTCCTCCACGATCGCAACGCGGAGGGCGGCTGGCGCCGCAGGCTTGTCATGTTGCTTCGGACCGGACATCTTCATTTCTTCGGATACGGTGGTCGCCAACCAAGTCGGGCAACCTATGACATCCGACGTCGGGCTGACAATAGGAGGTTTTACCCACGCAGCCCGCTCTGAGGGGCTATGAGGCGGCGACGAAGCGTTGGTAGGACGTCTCATGCGCGTGCACCCTGAACGGTGCGGATTAACTCCTGCAAAGGCAGTCGCAGCTGGAACATGGTGCCCTCGCCGAGGTTGCTGTCGATCTTCACGCTGCCACGGGCATCGGTGACGATGTCGAATACCGCGGCAAGTCCAAGACCTGTGCCATAACCCCATGGCTTGGTCGTGTAGAAGGGCTCGAAAGCGCGCTGGCGGACCTCTTCGCTCATGCCGCCGCCGGTATCCTGCACTGCAAGCGTCAGCATCTTCTCACCTGCATCCTCAGCCAGCCTGATCCGGAATTCACCTCCCTGTGGCATGGCATCCGCGGCGTTTGCAGCCAGGTTAAGCAGCATCAATTCAAACTGGCCTCGATCCATCCTGATATGAAGGCCGGCTCTCGGAGCTTCCAGCCGAAGGCTCGTGTTTGCGGCGAAGAACTGGCGCAGCATCGGCTGCAATTCATGCACCGCCATCGCGGCATCAAAGGTTTCGGATCGGACGACGTCCTTGCGCGCGAAGTTGAGCAATTTGCGACTGATGGAGAGCGCGCGCCGCGCCTGGAGCTCGATGTCCTCCATCGCCCCGATCAATGCAGGCATGCCGCGATCGGCAAGGCGATCACGATGCGCGGCATAGCCAAGCACCACGTTCAGTACGTTATCGAAGTCGTGCGCCACGCCCGTGGCGATGCGGCCCACGGCCTCGAGCTTCTGGGCATGAATGAGATGATCCTGCGCCTTCTCGCGCATGACGATCTCTTGCGCCAGGTTGGCATTGAGCTTTTCCAGTTCTCGCCCTCGCGATTGGGATTCGGTCAAGGCTGCGCGGAGGGGTGCCATGGTCTGGTCCACGATGACGGCGATGAGCAGAAAAATCATGGCCCTCATCACCCGCACCGTTGCGAGGGGCACAAGGCTCGGCGCGTGAATGGCGAAGGCAGTCCAAAGTGCACCCAGGGTCATACACACCAGCAGCGCCAGATAGGTCATCCACAACGCTCGTCGGCCAAGGATTTGCCCAGCTAATGCGAGCACGAGCCAGGGGGTTGGATCGCCCGCAGGCTGCTCGACCCCAGGGGACATTTCGCCGGCCGCGAATGAGAAAAGGAGGGCGCTCAGCAATAGCAGGACAGCTTGGCGAAGATGTCCACGCCTTGTCAGGAAGAGGCCAGTCCATGCGGCTGCGGTTGTAAACGCATCCGTGCCCAGATCGAGAATCAGATCGATACTTGGTTCCCGGTGCATGGGAGCACCGAGTAACCTCGCGACGTAAACCGCCATTTTGAGCGCTGGCGCGATGACGCCGATAGTGGCGAACAAAAGCTGCATGAATGACGCGTAGTGCTGATCGATCGGATCGGTAATCGGTGTGTTGTTCAGCCAATTGCGCAATCGGTGCCATATAACCATCTCAGTACTCTTTGCGTCGAAGCGCGGCTTCCCGGGAGGTCGATGCTTCTCAACTAGAGACCTCGCCGCCCCCACCCTGATGGGGGGTATGGCCAAGCAGGAAGGTTGGGCCCGCCTGAAGCAGGCCATCGCAACCACGTTCATCCGGGTCTATCCGCCAATCCGAGGCGGGTTCCTGGCGCTCTCGCCGGGTGCTAGCGGGCGAGATGACCCGTGTCATCGGCGCAACTTCTTGCATGACGGAGGGCTTGGCTGTCGCATTAATCCCGCTGCATAAGGGCGTTGCATGCAGCCCTACGCCCTGCTGCAAGCACCCGTTCCCACGTTGCCTGCGAGGCCGCATGGCGGTCCTGGAATCAAAGTCTGCTGCCATTCGAAGGGGCGCCCCAGACCATGGAACACGGGGGGGCACACCTACGCTGACAGGCAGCCGCGGCGGCAAGGTGCAGTGTCCGGCTTGGGTCGGAAGCGGACCTCACTGTGCGGTAACCGACACCGCAACGACCCGGCTCACTCTGTTGCGAATTGCGACTTGGAAACAACCCGCCATCGCGCGAGTAGCCGAAAACCGATCAGCCAAGAACGTGGTTGTAGTTACGTTCGACGACGCAGAGCCCGCATTTGTAAGGTAGGGAACAGAATTTGGGAAGACGTGACCGCATCATGTCCATACAAAACCGCCTGCAAGAGAGGCGTGGAGGGCATGAAAATGCGCGTGTACAGCATCCTGGTTTCTTGTCTCGTGGCCATCTCGGCACACGCCACCGAGCGGATCTTTGTTCCCGTCCCGACAGAGGGGCAACAGGTGAGGTATGCCAATGGCGCTGCCTACCTTGCTACCCAGACGAGCAGCGCGGCGCTGCAGATTGCGTACGTCCCCAACGACTCAAAATCGGCACTCCTATTTGTCGGCGTGACGAATCTGAGCCAGGCATCTTTCAACTTTACTGAAACATCCATCACGGCAAGCTCCAATGGGGCGCCCCTCCCCGTCATGTCATACAGGGATCGAATAGCAGAGCTCAAAAAGCAAGAACGCTGGTCGGGCATCGGCGCCGCCTTTGCAATGGCTGCGAACAACATGAATGCCAACAATGCGGGGCACGAGAGTAGCTATGGCACCTACAGTGGGACCGCAACCGCATCGGCTTATGGGCCCGCAGGTACCGTCCGCGCCACTGCCAACTCCACTGGCACCTACTACGGCAGCAATTACAACGCGACTGCGGCAGAAATGGCAAAAGAAAATGCCAACGCCCAGAACCAGGCCATAGCTCAACAGCAGCAGGCGAACATCGACTATGCGCACAAGAGCCTTGAGGACAGGGCGCTCAAGGCAAATACCATTGACCCCAGCCAATCGCTGGCGGGCGATGTGAAGTTTTCTCTCCCAAAACGGGACAAGTCGAAGCCCGCGGAATTCAGCGCCGTCGTCGACCTTGCAGGGCAACCGGTTACGGTTCTATTTCGAGAGCAGCAGTAGCCGCCAGATACCAACGAACTGCTCACACAAAGCCACGGTCACTACCCACTAACACCGGCATCATTGCGTGCCTGCGCCATGCGAAGCGCACAGAAGGCCCACCTCGCACGCAATCGCCGGATGGGATTCATGCCAATGAGCACTGCATCTAAGGTCAGCTATGGGTCGGAAGCAGACCTTATCACGGTGCCGGAAACGCCCGGCCATCAAGTAGCGGGACGTCCCAGGAGTAGCCACTCGACGCGGACGCTCCGTAGTGGCAATGTTTGCGCAAGGCCGGGGACGCACCCCGGCTTTGCGCTGCCGAGGGATCCGCGCTGGGTCCGCTGGGGAGGGTGTGCATGGCACAGCATCTGCTGATCTTCCTGTTCATCTTCATCAGCGTGTGCAGCTGTGCGCTGATTGGCATGCATGTGCGCACCCGCCTGCCCGATCGCCACCTCGATGAAGAGTCGGCCACCGCGATCAAACTTGTCACCGGTCTTATCGCCACGATCGTCGCGCTGGTGCTGAGCCTGTTGATATCCTCCGCCAAGAGCTCCTTCGACACGGTCAGTGGCGAAGTAAAGCGCAACGCGGTCGACATCATTCGCCTGGATCGCACGTTGGCGCAATACGGGCCCGAGGTGCAGCCACTGCGCCAGGAGCTCATGCTCAACTACGGCGTCTGGATCGACATGGTTGCCTCCGGCAATCCGATCACGCTTGAGGCGATGGACAGTCCACAGGTGCGCAACGTAGGCAGCGATTTTCACCGCCGGCTGGCGGAACTGACGCCAACCAGCGCGAACCAGCGGCAGCTGCAGCAGCACGCACTGGAAATTTCCGACGAAGTATTCGCTGAGCGCTGGCTGGCCTTTATACAAAACAGCGGCACCATTCCGCTGAGCCTGCTGATAGCGCTGGTTTCGTGGCTGTGCGTGATCTTCGGCACCTTCGGCTTGCTCGCCCCCCGCAACAGCACGGTGATGTTCTTTTTCCTGTTGTGCGCGTTGTCTGCGTCGGGCGCCATCTTCGTGATTCTGGAGATGAATACTCCGCTCACCGGCATCGTCCGAGTGTCGGTGACGCCGATGCGCGAGGCATTCTCGCATTTGAAGCAGTGACGGCTCGTGCAGATCGGCGGATGCCGCGCAGCTGCAAGGGCAATGGGTAGCTGGCCATTTCGGATGATTGATCAAAAGGCCAAAGGACGACCTTATGTTTGATCGGCTTCTGGCATATCTGAGGAATGACCCCGCACGGGCCACGCGCTGCAAACTTGGCTGGCATACGAGGCCAATCGGTGTGGGCTTCGATGCTTGCGCCCTCGGAAGCGGACATTCCCAGCTTCGTGATTCTGCGCTCCGGTTGCACTGGTCTCAATCGTTCAAAACGGATGTCTAGGGTGAGGAGTGCACCGCGTGCCGAAACCTCGCTGACTGCTTCGCCTAAGGTCAGCGACTCGGTGTCAACGTCATTCAATGCATTCGTATGTGTGGAACCCCAGAAGACTTTCGCCCAAGTGCGGCGCGCCGTGCTCATAACGCGGTACGCCGCGGAGCGATCATCGGACTCTGGGGTTCCACCTATGGCTCACGCCTGAGCAGCTCGGCGTATTGGCCGAGAAGCCGGATCGCAGCAATCAGGTTCTCCGCGCAACCCTGCGCAAGCGGCCACTGGCCAGGCCGCATGGAATTTCCACGGGCATGAGCCTTGCGAGCCACTTCGCTCTCGACGACCAAGGCGGTGATTTCGTTCATCGCCTCCTGGATGGACGCCAACTTCAGCGCAACCTGTTGCCGCGATTTCCCGGCCGTGTCCGCAGAACGACGCGGACGACCGAGCGTTCGGGTGGATATGCCGCCAGGGGGATTCGGCGGGCGAGCGAGTGCCGTATGATCTGTTGCAGCCATGATCAACTCCTCAGTAGTTGGTGATGGTCAGCGGGTCGTATGGGTTGCCTCCCATGCGATCCGCGCTACTTCACTGCATCACTGCAATGGTCACCGACGTAGCCCAGCAAGGACGGCGTGGGTGACGGGGCGAAAGTAGCAAATGCGCAAGGTGGGATTTGTAGGGGCTCGCTGCAATGTTGTGTGCGGCGATCGCTGCACTCGTTACCGAATGGCCCTGCACGAGTCCCTACGACGTTGCACTTGCAGGGTGAATGCGCCAAACACCGCGATGACTGGCGAGTGTTTGGGAAACGGCCGGGGCCGTGAACACGATATGGATCGACGACGCGCTCTGATGCGTTCCTCGCGCTGCGCAAAATAAGACGGCCATGGCCAGGGCTATGTGCCCCTAGGCAACGATCCCGAGCCCCATGCATTGGCAGCCGTCAATTGACGCGGGATAGTTACCAATTGACAATAGTTGTATGAATACAACTGTTATCGATAAGAGACGGGCTGAGACCCATCCCAACCTTATTCTCGGTATTTGCTGCCTTAGCCTGCTGATGGTTGCGATGGACGCCACCATCGTCAACGTCGCGCTGCCCTCGATTCGTCACGATCTGGGCGCGTCGATCTCAGGACTGCAGTGGGTGATCGATGCCTACACCATGGTGGTGGCGAGCCTGCTGATGCTGGCCGGGTCGATGGCCGACCGCTTCGGGCGTCGCCGCGTGTTCCAGTCCGGCATGGCGCTGTTCATGCTGGGCTCGCTGCTGTGCAGCGTGGCCCCGGGCATCCAGGGCCTGGTGGCATTTCGCATTCTGCAGGCGCTGGGGGCGACCATGCTCAATCCGGTCGCCATGTCGATCATTGCCAATACCTTCCACGAACCAAAAGCGCGCGCACGCGCCATCGGCATCTGGGGTGCGGTTGCTGGGGTATCGATGGCGCTGGGCCCGGTGATCGGCGGCGCGCTTACCGAAAGCATCGGCTGGCGCTCGATCTTCTGGGTGAATTTGCCGGTGGGTGCTGCGGCCATGCTGCTGGCCGCCCGTTACATTCCAGAGTCCAAGGCACGGCATCCGCGGCGCGTCGATCCGCTCGGGCAACTGTTGGTATTCGTGATCCTGGCCGCGGTGACTTATGCGGTGATCGAAGGTCCCCATGCCGGTTGGAGCTCGACGACGATCATCGGCCTGTTCGCCGCTGCCGCGCTCGCGCTGATCGCCTTGCTTATCTACGAACCGCGGCGTCACGAACCGCTGATCGATGTGCGGTTCTTTCGCAGTGCACCTTTCAGCAGCGCGACCTTGATTGCCGTATGCAGCTTCTCGGCGTTCTCCGGCTTCCTGTTCCTCAATGCGCTGTACTTGCAGGAAGTGCGCGGTCTGTCAGCCTTCCATACGGGTTTGTGCACGTTGCCGCTCGCGCTGGCCACGATGCTTTGCTCGCCGCTTTCAGGGCGTCTGGTCGGCATCTACGGCACACGCCCGTCCCTGCTGGCTTCCGGCGCAGCCACCGTGGTCAGCGCGCTGATGATGACCCAGCTGACGGCTACGACTCCGCTGCCGTTGTTGATGCTGACGTATGTGATCTTTGGCGTGGGTTTCGGCATGGTGAACGCGCCCATTACCAATACGGCCGTGTCCGGCATGCCCAAGGCGCAGGCGGGTGTCGCCGCGGCGATCGCCTCCACCAGCCGGCAGATCGGCGCCTCGCTCGGCGTGGCGCTTGCGGGCACCATCCTGGGCGCGCATGTGCATGACGGCTTCGCCGAGGCCACGCATCCGTTCTGGTGGTTGATCACCGGCGGGGGCGTTGTCGTATTGCTGCTGGCGTGGTTGTCCAACACGGGCTGGGCGCGTGACACCACCCGCCATGCTGCGCACTTGCTGGAGGAATCAGCTGCTGGAGCGACGGCATGACTGGCCGCGCCAACAGCGGCAGCGAGGCCGATCGCATCTGGCAGATGCTGGTCGACCTGGTGTGGGAGACCCGTGGCGAATGGCGCCGAAAGGTCAGCGAAGCCACCGCCCTTCCGTTCAGTCGTGTGCGCATCCTGTGGCGGCTGGTCGATGAGCCGAAGACCTTGACGCAGCTGGCGGTGAGCAGCAGTGATGCGCCCGCCACCACCGTCGCCGTCAACGATCTTGAGGATCGTGGCCTGGTTGAGCGCCATCCCCACCCGGACAATCGGCGCGCGAAACTGGTGTCGCTTACGCCAGCGGGGCGGCGACTGATCGAATCGGCGCGCCGCACCGTGCGCGACGACGCGCCGCCAGCCGTACAGCAACTTTCCAAGACCGACCTCGCCCATCTTCGTCGGATCCTGGAGCGGGTAAGCAGCAGCGAGCGCTAAGGAGTGGAACCGGGTCCTGAGGCACCGTCTTTCCTGCGACGTGGCGAAGCTTGCTTGCGTACCGGCATCGCCGTTGCCGGCCCCGGGTGTTGCCCTATGATCAAGGGATGAACACACCCACCCTGCTTCCTCCGACCAACGCGCGCGCCGGCAGCCTGGCCTGCGTCGGCATCGGCATGACCCTTGGCTCCCATCTGACGCCGCTGGCACGCAGCCATATCGAGCAGGCGGACGTGGTCTTCGCGGGGCTCTCCGATAGCCTCGTAGAGATGTGGCTGCAACGCATGCATCCCGATGTGCGCAGCCTGCAGTCCTACTACCGCGAGGGCAAGTCGCGGATGAAGACCTACCGGCAATGGGTCGAGCTGATGATGACCGAGGTGCGTGCCGGCAAACGCGTTTGCGGCGTGTTCTACGGCCACCCCGGCATCTTCGCGTGGTCGCCGCACAAGGTCATTGAGGTCGCCCGGGCCGAGGGATTCGCTGCGCATATGGAGCCAGGCATTTCCGCCGAGGACTGTCTCTACGCCGACCTGGGCATCGACCCCGGCCACTTCGGCTGCCAGCACTTCGAGGCCAGCCAGCTGCTTTTCTATGAGCGGCGCATCGACCCCACGGGATATCTGGTGCTATGGCAGGTCGGGCTGGTCGGCGATCGATCGCTGGCGCGCTTCCAGACCGGGCCGGCGTACCGGCAGGTGCTGGTGGACCTGCTGAGCCGCGATTACCCGCTTGACCATGAGGTGATCATCTACCGCGGGGCAACGCTGCCGATCGAGAAGCCGCGCATCCAGCGCCTGGCCCTGCGCGATCTGCCCCATGCCCGGATGACGGCCGAGGAAACCGTGGTGTTGCCGCCAGCCGAAGCCTTGAAGCGGAACCTCGTCATGCAAGAGCGATTGGAGGCATTGGACAAGCTATACCAAGCGGGCGCCCTGGCTTGAGGGGAACCCGATGGCGGCGCGATCCTTCAGCATCGCCCGTGTTGGGAATAACAGGCCCCGATCACGCCCTGCGCCATCAAGTAAGTGCCGATGACGGCCGACATCCTGCTCTATGAAGGTGATGACCGCGCGGCGCCGTCGTGCTAGAACCATCAAGCGGTTGCACGACGATCGCGGGAAACAGGGGGAACACATGTCAGACACGATTGAATTGCTGGAGGCCATCGGCCGAGACGCCTCGCTGCGTTACGCCTCGACCGAGGACCTGACCCACATGCTCGAACAGGCGCAGGCGTCGGAGGCACTCGCGGCGTCGGTGGCGTCCGGTGAACCTTCTCGGCTATTCGAGGAGTTTGGGCACAAGCCCATGCATGCGCCGCAGATTTCCCAGTCGCCCGGTCACGAGGACGACGAGCCGGATGAAGATGACGGCGATGAGCCGCATCAACCCCCGGTTCCCGATCTCGGCTAGTCGTCGCCCCAGCGACAGACGACATCAACATGCCTCGGCCACCGAGCCGGTTCTGGTCATGCCCAGTACTCCTGGGCATGGCTTGCTGCACGCTTTTGCCGACCGTCCATGCCACGACGCCCCTGACGGATCGAACCGAATTTCTCCACCGGGCCGAGAGCCTGCGCACGAAAGATCACCCGCAGTTCGTCCAGATGTTGGCGCAGATCCACGCTGAAACAGGCAGCCTGACGGCGACTGAACAATGGTATCTGCGCTATCTCGATGCATGGGAGACCATGT
This window encodes:
- a CDS encoding response regulator transcription factor — encoded protein: MSGPKQHDKPAAPAALRVAIVEDEERFREAVLVPALCDFGFDAMGVGSAGALYKSMLSHQFDIIVLDIGLPDDSGLNIVRHLRQLNAKIGLIMLTASVARQDQIQALSEGADMYLPKPIDVDVLALTLRSLARRLSAANEAAPPASSDWRLDPTGWCLLAPNGTIFALTSSERSIVNALIDADGSPVTREALIEALGEDPLVFDHHRLDMLVYRLRRKLSDSDCGQNPLLTSRGAGYLFVKRP
- a CDS encoding SAM-dependent methyltransferase; the encoded protein is MNTPTLLPPTNARAGSLACVGIGMTLGSHLTPLARSHIEQADVVFAGLSDSLVEMWLQRMHPDVRSLQSYYREGKSRMKTYRQWVELMMTEVRAGKRVCGVFYGHPGIFAWSPHKVIEVARAEGFAAHMEPGISAEDCLYADLGIDPGHFGCQHFEASQLLFYERRIDPTGYLVLWQVGLVGDRSLARFQTGPAYRQVLVDLLSRDYPLDHEVIIYRGATLPIEKPRIQRLALRDLPHARMTAEETVVLPPAEALKRNLVMQERLEALDKLYQAGALA
- a CDS encoding MFS transporter; translation: MNTTVIDKRRAETHPNLILGICCLSLLMVAMDATIVNVALPSIRHDLGASISGLQWVIDAYTMVVASLLMLAGSMADRFGRRRVFQSGMALFMLGSLLCSVAPGIQGLVAFRILQALGATMLNPVAMSIIANTFHEPKARARAIGIWGAVAGVSMALGPVIGGALTESIGWRSIFWVNLPVGAAAMLLAARYIPESKARHPRRVDPLGQLLVFVILAAVTYAVIEGPHAGWSSTTIIGLFAAAALALIALLIYEPRRHEPLIDVRFFRSAPFSSATLIAVCSFSAFSGFLFLNALYLQEVRGLSAFHTGLCTLPLALATMLCSPLSGRLVGIYGTRPSLLASGAATVVSALMMTQLTATTPLPLLMLTYVIFGVGFGMVNAPITNTAVSGMPKAQAGVAAAIASTSRQIGASLGVALAGTILGAHVHDGFAEATHPFWWLITGGGVVVLLLAWLSNTGWARDTTRHAAHLLEESAAGATA
- a CDS encoding MarR family winged helix-turn-helix transcriptional regulator, producing the protein MTGRANSGSEADRIWQMLVDLVWETRGEWRRKVSEATALPFSRVRILWRLVDEPKTLTQLAVSSSDAPATTVAVNDLEDRGLVERHPHPDNRRAKLVSLTPAGRRLIESARRTVRDDAPPAVQQLSKTDLAHLRRILERVSSSER
- a CDS encoding sensor histidine kinase is translated as MVIWHRLRNWLNNTPITDPIDQHYASFMQLLFATIGVIAPALKMAVYVARLLGAPMHREPSIDLILDLGTDAFTTAAAWTGLFLTRRGHLRQAVLLLLSALLFSFAAGEMSPGVEQPAGDPTPWLVLALAGQILGRRALWMTYLALLVCMTLGALWTAFAIHAPSLVPLATVRVMRAMIFLLIAVIVDQTMAPLRAALTESQSRGRELEKLNANLAQEIVMREKAQDHLIHAQKLEAVGRIATGVAHDFDNVLNVVLGYAAHRDRLADRGMPALIGAMEDIELQARRALSISRKLLNFARKDVVRSETFDAAMAVHELQPMLRQFFAANTSLRLEAPRAGLHIRMDRGQFELMLLNLAANAADAMPQGGEFRIRLAEDAGEKMLTLAVQDTGGGMSEEVRQRAFEPFYTTKPWGYGTGLGLAAVFDIVTDARGSVKIDSNLGEGTMFQLRLPLQELIRTVQGARA